Proteins encoded in a region of the Moritella marina ATCC 15381 genome:
- the pflA gene encoding pyruvate formate lyase 1-activating protein gives MSLIKPIDSTELCSTVGRIHSTESFGSVDGPGIRYIVFMQGCLMRCLYCHNRDSWDLHSGKEITVDELMRELVSYKAFMLATGGGVTASGGEAMLQPEFVRDFFTAAQAEGVNTCLDTNGYIRKYSDVIDEVLDVSDLVMLDIKQMNDKIHQELAGVSNKRTLEFAEYLAKRDQKTWIRYVVVPGFTDDDASAHALGKFIQHMNNIEKVELLPYHELGLHKWKTMGFDYPLDGVPPPSKGTMDRIQAILLEYKDNVIY, from the coding sequence ATGTCGCTTATTAAGCCTATTGATTCTACCGAGTTGTGTAGCACAGTCGGACGCATTCATTCTACCGAATCTTTTGGCTCCGTAGATGGACCTGGTATTCGTTACATCGTTTTCATGCAAGGCTGCTTAATGCGTTGCCTCTATTGTCACAATCGTGACTCATGGGATTTACATTCAGGTAAAGAAATCACCGTTGATGAATTAATGCGTGAACTGGTTTCATACAAGGCATTTATGCTCGCTACCGGTGGTGGTGTCACCGCATCAGGCGGTGAAGCAATGCTCCAACCTGAATTTGTCCGTGATTTTTTCACCGCTGCGCAAGCTGAAGGGGTTAACACTTGTTTAGATACCAACGGCTATATTCGTAAATACAGCGATGTGATTGATGAAGTGCTCGATGTCAGTGATTTAGTCATGCTCGATATAAAACAAATGAACGACAAGATCCATCAAGAGCTCGCTGGCGTCAGTAATAAACGCACCCTTGAATTTGCCGAGTACTTAGCCAAGCGCGATCAAAAAACATGGATCCGCTATGTTGTCGTCCCAGGTTTTACCGATGATGATGCTTCCGCACATGCATTAGGCAAATTTATTCAGCACATGAATAATATTGAAAAAGTAGAATTACTGCCTTATCACGAATTAGGCTTGCATAAATGGAAAACAATGGGCTTTGATTACCCACTCGACGGTGTGCCGCCACCAAGCAAAGGCACCATGGACCGCATTCAAGCTATCTTATTAGAATATAAAGATAATGTAATTTATTAA
- the pta gene encoding phosphate acetyltransferase — translation MLIPVGVGVGVTSVSLGMVRAFERNGLNVNFFKPVAQPRQGEKGPELSTEIIRQGTNASPATPFTLSHAEKLIGAGKTDVLLEDIVERFESHMVDAEIVVVEGLVPTSKQPFANDVNYNIAKALDAEMVFVTNPGTDSSEQLKDRLEIACSNFGGSKNKNIIGCVINKVGAPLDEAGRSRPDLAEMFEANTGNASHNLEVLQVFGKSPMPILGCIPWSAELIAPRAKDLAKHLNAEILNEGEIEERRLVGITFCARSIPNMLEHFRPGGLLVTSGDRADVIVAACLAAMNGVKVGALLLTGDARPDESVLKLCQQAMATGLPIMLTPTNTWQTALTLQNFNLDIPADDKQRIEAVQEYIASHIDKQWIETLTVGTQRTRRLSPPAFRYQLTELARQAKKRVVLPEGEEPRTIEAANICAERGIAIPVLVGNPAEIKRVAESQGIVLCDGVEIVDPVTCREKYVAPMVELRKAKGLTEVVAREQLEDSVVLATMMLEQAEVDGLVSGAVHTTANTIRPALQLIKTAPGSNLVSSIFFMLLPDQVLVYGDCAINPDPNADQLADIAIQSADSAKAFGIEPRVAMISYSTGSSGQGSDVEKVREATKLAQERRPDLIIDGPLQYDAAIMENVAKSKAPNSPVAGKATVFVFPDLNTGNTTYKAVQRSANLISIGPMLQGMRKPVNDLSRGALVDDIVYTIALTAIQAKQLSN, via the coding sequence ATGCTTATCCCAGTTGGCGTAGGCGTAGGCGTAACTTCTGTTAGTCTAGGTATGGTTCGTGCGTTTGAACGCAACGGCCTAAACGTTAACTTTTTCAAACCAGTTGCTCAACCTCGCCAAGGCGAAAAAGGTCCAGAGCTTTCAACTGAAATTATCCGTCAAGGAACGAATGCATCACCTGCAACACCGTTCACTTTATCACACGCTGAAAAATTAATCGGTGCTGGTAAAACTGACGTACTTCTTGAAGATATCGTTGAACGTTTCGAATCACACATGGTTGATGCTGAAATCGTTGTTGTTGAAGGTCTAGTACCAACATCAAAACAACCATTTGCTAACGATGTTAACTACAACATCGCTAAAGCACTTGACGCTGAAATGGTATTTGTGACTAACCCTGGCACAGATTCTTCAGAGCAACTTAAAGATCGTTTAGAGATCGCTTGTTCTAATTTCGGCGGCAGCAAAAACAAAAACATCATTGGTTGTGTGATCAACAAAGTTGGCGCACCACTTGATGAAGCTGGCCGTAGCCGTCCAGATCTTGCTGAAATGTTTGAAGCAAACACAGGTAATGCTAGCCATAACCTAGAAGTGCTACAAGTATTTGGCAAAAGCCCAATGCCTATCCTGGGTTGTATCCCATGGAGCGCTGAGCTAATTGCACCACGTGCAAAAGATCTCGCTAAACACTTAAATGCTGAAATCCTAAACGAAGGCGAAATCGAAGAACGTCGTCTAGTGGGTATCACTTTCTGTGCACGTTCTATCCCGAACATGCTTGAGCACTTCCGTCCAGGTGGCTTATTAGTTACTTCTGGCGATCGTGCTGACGTGATTGTTGCTGCATGTCTTGCTGCAATGAACGGCGTTAAAGTTGGCGCATTACTATTAACTGGTGATGCTCGTCCAGACGAAAGTGTATTAAAACTTTGTCAACAAGCGATGGCAACAGGTTTACCAATCATGTTAACGCCAACAAACACTTGGCAGACAGCATTAACGCTTCAAAACTTCAATCTTGATATCCCTGCAGATGACAAACAGCGCATCGAAGCGGTTCAAGAATACATCGCAAGTCATATCGACAAGCAATGGATTGAAACGTTAACAGTTGGTACACAGCGTACTCGTCGTCTATCCCCGCCTGCATTCCGTTACCAGTTAACAGAATTAGCACGTCAAGCGAAGAAACGTGTTGTTCTTCCTGAAGGTGAAGAACCACGTACAATTGAAGCGGCTAACATTTGTGCTGAACGCGGTATCGCGATCCCAGTACTTGTGGGTAACCCTGCTGAAATTAAACGTGTTGCAGAAAGCCAAGGTATCGTGCTTTGTGACGGTGTTGAAATCGTAGATCCAGTAACATGTCGTGAAAAATATGTTGCGCCTATGGTTGAACTACGTAAAGCGAAAGGCCTGACTGAAGTCGTAGCACGTGAACAACTAGAAGATAGTGTTGTTCTTGCGACTATGATGTTAGAACAAGCTGAAGTTGATGGTCTTGTATCTGGTGCCGTTCACACGACAGCAAACACAATCCGTCCAGCACTACAGTTGATCAAAACGGCACCGGGTTCAAACCTAGTGTCGTCGATCTTCTTCATGTTGCTACCAGATCAAGTATTAGTGTACGGTGATTGTGCAATTAACCCAGATCCAAATGCTGACCAACTAGCTGATATCGCAATTCAATCTGCTGATTCTGCTAAAGCGTTCGGTATTGAACCTCGCGTTGCGATGATCTCTTACTCAACTGGTTCATCAGGCCAAGGTAGTGATGTAGAAAAAGTACGCGAAGCAACTAAACTTGCACAAGAACGTCGCCCAGATCTAATCATCGACGGTCCATTACAGTACGATGCTGCTATTATGGAAAATGTTGCAAAAAGTAAAGCGCCAAACAGCCCTGTTGCTGGTAAAGCGACTGTATTTGTATTCCCAGATCTTAATACTGGTAACACAACTTACAAAGCGGTACAGCGTTCTGCAAACCTAATCTCTATTGGTCCAATGCTGCAAGGCATGCGTAAACCAGTAAATGATTTATCACGTGGCGCATTAGTAGACGATATCGTTTACACAATCGCGCTAACAGCAATTCAAGCTAAGCAATTAAGCAACTAG
- the rlmA gene encoding 23S rRNA (guanine(745)-N(1))-methyltransferase, translated as MNNLCPTYLCPICAGPLSLHDKSLACEQRHQFDLAKEGYVNLLPVQNKKSKNPGDNKEMMQARREFLDQGFYQSLSDKVNSIAQQALTAVSAPNVLDLGCGEGYYTHRLAQVISNTEPQIAGLDISKSAIRYAAKRYKSINFCVASAYATPFADASQDLVTRIYAPSQDAELARIIKIDGYLITVTPAAEHLFELKQKIYQTPEKHDMTIEEIAGFTLVEQQRLTDVITLTQAKDSKNLLEMTPLAWKMNDEQKAVLYAADLTLTLDFHITLYKRTA; from the coding sequence ATGAACAACCTTTGCCCTACCTACCTTTGCCCTATCTGCGCGGGTCCGCTATCCTTGCACGATAAAAGTCTCGCTTGCGAGCAACGCCATCAATTTGATCTCGCAAAAGAAGGTTACGTAAACTTACTGCCGGTACAAAACAAAAAATCGAAAAATCCAGGTGATAACAAAGAAATGATGCAAGCGCGTCGAGAATTTCTTGACCAAGGCTTCTATCAATCACTGTCAGACAAGGTCAATAGCATTGCTCAGCAAGCTCTAACCGCTGTCAGCGCACCGAATGTCCTCGACCTAGGCTGTGGCGAAGGCTATTACACCCATCGCTTAGCGCAAGTCATATCAAATACAGAGCCACAAATTGCCGGCTTAGATATTTCTAAATCAGCGATCCGTTATGCTGCAAAACGCTATAAAAGCATCAACTTTTGTGTGGCAAGTGCATACGCGACCCCCTTTGCTGATGCCAGCCAAGATTTAGTCACACGTATTTATGCACCATCACAAGATGCCGAACTAGCGCGCATTATCAAAATTGACGGTTACTTAATCACAGTAACCCCTGCTGCCGAGCATTTGTTTGAATTAAAACAGAAGATTTATCAAACGCCAGAAAAGCACGATATGACAATTGAAGAGATTGCAGGATTTACCCTCGTTGAACAACAACGTTTAACAGATGTGATCACTCTGACGCAAGCTAAAGACAGCAAGAACTTATTAGAAATGACGCCGCTTGCGTGGAAAATGAACGATGAACAAAAAGCAGTACTCTATGCCGCAGACCTAACCCTTACGTTAGACTTTCACATTACCTTGTATAAACGTACGGCATAA
- a CDS encoding acetate kinase, which translates to MNKLVLVLNCGSSSLKFAVLDSVSGDEKLSGLAECFNLENARIKWKLDGNKGTADLGAGASHKEAVAYIVNNILKDQKEMSDAIVAIGHRVVHGGEKFTSSVIIDDAVMQGIEDCATLAPLHNPAHLIGIRAAQAAFPTLPQVAVFDTAFHQSMPEKAYLYALPYKLYRENGVRRYGMHGTSHLFIGREAAALLGQKVEETNIINCHLGNGASVCAIKDGKSVDTSMGMTPLEGLVMGTRSGDIDPSIINHLVTQCNYTLAEVNSMLNNESGLLGVSEISSDCRAIEDGHAEGQVGAVRAMELSCYRLAKYIASYAAALGRIDAIVFTGGIGENSDVIRSIVLNQLSIFGIEVDETANTAARFGSEGTITTANSKIKAMVISTNEELVIAQDAVNLI; encoded by the coding sequence ATGAATAAACTCGTTCTAGTTCTAAACTGTGGTAGCTCTTCTCTTAAATTTGCAGTTCTTGATTCAGTATCAGGTGATGAAAAATTATCTGGTCTTGCTGAATGCTTTAATTTAGAAAACGCACGCATCAAGTGGAAACTTGACGGCAATAAAGGCACAGCCGATCTAGGCGCAGGCGCTTCACATAAAGAAGCTGTAGCATACATCGTAAATAACATTCTTAAAGACCAAAAAGAAATGAGCGACGCTATCGTAGCGATCGGTCATCGTGTTGTACACGGCGGCGAAAAATTCACTTCATCAGTAATCATTGATGATGCAGTAATGCAAGGCATCGAAGACTGTGCAACATTAGCACCGCTTCATAACCCAGCTCACCTTATCGGTATCCGTGCTGCACAAGCTGCATTCCCAACACTGCCACAAGTTGCTGTATTTGATACTGCGTTCCACCAGTCTATGCCTGAAAAAGCATACCTATACGCATTACCGTACAAACTATACCGCGAAAATGGCGTACGTCGCTACGGTATGCACGGTACTAGCCACCTATTCATTGGCCGTGAAGCAGCAGCACTTCTAGGTCAAAAAGTTGAAGAAACTAACATCATCAACTGTCACCTAGGTAACGGCGCATCTGTTTGTGCAATTAAAGATGGTAAATCAGTAGACACAAGCATGGGTATGACTCCGCTTGAAGGTCTAGTAATGGGTACACGTAGTGGTGATATTGATCCAAGCATCATCAACCACCTAGTTACACAATGTAACTACACGCTTGCAGAAGTGAACAGCATGCTAAACAACGAAAGTGGTTTACTAGGTGTGTCTGAAATTTCTAGCGATTGCCGTGCTATCGAAGATGGCCATGCAGAAGGTCAAGTTGGCGCAGTACGCGCAATGGAACTTTCTTGCTACCGTCTAGCTAAATACATCGCTTCATACGCAGCAGCTTTAGGCCGTATCGACGCTATCGTATTTACTGGTGGTATCGGTGAGAACTCTGACGTTATCCGTTCAATCGTTCTTAACCAACTTTCTATCTTCGGTATCGAAGTAGATGAAACTGCAAACACAGCTGCACGTTTCGGCAGTGAAGGTACAATCACTACAGCAAACAGTAAAATTAAAGCTATGGTTATCTCTACTAATGAAGAATTAGTTATTGCACAAGACGCAGTAAACTTAATCTAA
- a CDS encoding AI-2E family transporter produces MKLILNENSQMRNLVMIAAVIIILGGIKIATPIIIPFLLAIFIAIICNPLVELITRCRIPRAIAIFVVLIVAIMIGLTITSVIGSSVQQLTSNIGDYQSQIRGHYGDLVVFLNKYNIQISSDTLLEYFNPGTAVTMVSSMVSSLSGVMANIFLILLTVVFMLFEGDVLPKKLHLMFKDPDFKLAQLDKFLDSVNKYVAIKTLVSIATGMSVGLMLFLMDVDFYLLWGLIAFLLNYVPNIGSLIAAVPAVILTMLQLGLPEAGAVAIGYVTINLVMGNVIEPRFMGKGLGLSTLIVFLSLIFWGWLLGLVGMLLAVPLTMIVKIGLETINDNNWMSILISSDVDVKINRDVEVKNNQEA; encoded by the coding sequence ATGAAACTTATATTAAACGAAAATAGCCAAATGCGTAATTTGGTGATGATAGCTGCGGTGATCATTATTCTTGGTGGTATTAAAATTGCCACTCCGATCATCATTCCATTTTTACTGGCGATATTTATTGCCATTATCTGTAATCCATTAGTCGAGTTGATTACACGTTGCCGTATACCACGAGCAATCGCCATTTTCGTGGTGTTGATTGTTGCGATCATGATTGGCTTGACAATCACCAGTGTGATTGGCTCAAGTGTACAGCAGCTCACCAGCAATATTGGTGACTACCAAAGTCAGATCAGAGGCCACTACGGAGACTTGGTGGTGTTTTTGAATAAATACAATATTCAAATATCGTCAGATACCCTACTCGAATACTTCAATCCAGGTACGGCTGTAACTATGGTATCGAGCATGGTCAGCAGTTTATCTGGGGTAATGGCTAACATCTTCCTGATCTTGTTAACTGTGGTGTTTATGTTGTTTGAAGGTGATGTATTACCGAAGAAACTACACTTAATGTTTAAAGACCCAGATTTCAAATTAGCACAATTAGACAAGTTCTTAGACTCTGTGAATAAATACGTCGCGATTAAAACCTTAGTCAGTATTGCCACGGGGATGTCTGTTGGTTTAATGTTGTTTTTAATGGACGTTGATTTTTACCTACTATGGGGGTTAATCGCATTCCTACTTAACTATGTACCGAATATCGGCTCGTTAATTGCGGCAGTCCCTGCGGTGATCTTGACTATGTTGCAACTGGGTTTACCGGAAGCGGGTGCTGTCGCTATTGGTTATGTGACGATTAACTTGGTCATGGGGAATGTGATCGAACCACGCTTCATGGGCAAAGGTCTGGGTTTATCGACCTTGATTGTCTTCTTATCATTGATCTTCTGGGGCTGGTTGCTTGGTCTGGTCGGTATGTTATTGGCTGTACCACTGACGATGATTGTTAAAATTGGTTTAGAAACTATTAACGACAACAATTGGATGTCGATACTGATCAGCAGTGATGTCGATGTGAAGATAAACCGTGATGTTGAAGTAAAAAATAACCAAGAGGCTTGA
- the gltX gene encoding glutamate--tRNA ligase — protein MTVKTRFAPSPTGYLHVGGARTALYSWLHAKSQGGEFVLRIEDTDLERSTQEAVDAILEGMKWAGLDWDEGPYFQTQRFDRYNELVDQLLAEDKAYKCYCSRERLDELRAAQMDAKESPRYDGKCSHGDIEDTGADFVVRFRNPKEGSVIVDDKIRGKVEFANTELDDLIIRRTDGSPTYNFCVVVDDWDMGITNVVRGEDHLNNTPRQINILKALGAPVPQYAHVAMILGDDGAKLSKRHGAVGVMQYRDDGYLPEALLNYLVRLGWSHGDQEIFSTEEMIKLFSLDAVNKAPSAFNTEKLQWVNQHYIKTLAPEYVASHLEWHMADQGIDITNGPALAEIVKVLAERAKTLKELAASSRYFFEDYADFDATAAKKHLRPVAKDALVKVQEKLAAIADWSDAEVLHAAINDTATELEVGMGKVGMPLRVAITGAGQSPSLDVTLKLIGKERSLAGIDKALAFIAARENA, from the coding sequence ATGACTGTTAAGACTCGTTTTGCACCTAGCCCAACTGGCTACTTGCACGTAGGCGGCGCACGTACAGCGCTTTATTCTTGGTTACATGCAAAAAGCCAAGGTGGTGAATTTGTATTGCGTATCGAAGATACTGATTTAGAACGTTCTACTCAAGAAGCGGTTGACGCGATCTTAGAAGGCATGAAATGGGCTGGTCTGGATTGGGATGAAGGTCCGTATTTCCAAACTCAACGTTTCGATCGTTACAACGAATTAGTTGATCAACTGCTTGCAGAAGACAAAGCATACAAATGTTATTGTTCACGTGAACGTCTAGACGAGTTACGTGCAGCGCAAATGGATGCGAAAGAAAGCCCACGTTACGATGGTAAATGTAGCCACGGTGACATTGAAGACACTGGTGCTGATTTCGTTGTGCGTTTCCGCAACCCGAAAGAAGGTTCTGTTATCGTTGATGACAAAATCCGTGGCAAAGTTGAATTTGCCAATACTGAATTAGATGATCTGATTATCCGCCGTACTGATGGTTCACCAACATACAACTTCTGTGTTGTTGTTGATGACTGGGATATGGGCATTACGAATGTTGTTCGTGGTGAAGATCACCTGAACAATACACCACGTCAAATCAATATCCTAAAAGCACTTGGCGCGCCTGTTCCACAGTACGCACACGTTGCAATGATCTTAGGTGATGACGGCGCTAAATTGTCTAAGCGTCATGGCGCTGTTGGCGTTATGCAATACCGTGATGACGGTTACCTACCTGAAGCACTACTAAACTATTTAGTTCGTTTAGGTTGGTCACATGGCGATCAAGAGATCTTCAGCACTGAAGAAATGATCAAACTGTTTAGCTTAGATGCAGTAAACAAAGCGCCATCAGCGTTTAATACTGAAAAGCTACAATGGGTTAACCAACATTACATCAAAACACTGGCGCCTGAATATGTTGCATCACACCTAGAGTGGCACATGGCAGACCAAGGTATTGATATCACGAATGGTCCAGCGCTGGCTGAGATCGTTAAGGTACTTGCTGAACGTGCTAAAACACTGAAAGAACTTGCTGCATCTAGCCGTTACTTCTTTGAAGACTACGCTGATTTTGATGCAACTGCCGCGAAGAAACACTTACGTCCAGTAGCAAAAGATGCATTAGTTAAAGTGCAAGAGAAATTAGCTGCTATTGCAGATTGGAGCGATGCTGAAGTATTACACGCTGCAATTAACGACACTGCGACTGAGCTTGAAGTTGGCATGGGTAAAGTGGGTATGCCATTACGTGTTGCGATTACTGGTGCCGGTCAATCTCCGTCATTAGATGTAACATTAAAGCTTATCGGCAAAGAACGTAGCCTTGCTGGTATCGACAAAGCGTTAGCATTTATTGCTGCACGTGAAAACGCCTAA
- a CDS encoding class I SAM-dependent methyltransferase has protein sequence MTVAMPEADKKLPLEFIDFSAVAEDACRLFHGRGHTYAGFEHMNIDWLSPVALITLYKEEDNDYLILLAEALQAQLGEQCKTVLVQFRCRERAPTSLFLGEECNRTEITENGMTFNLEFGRAQNTGLFLDMANGRQWVKAQSENANVLNLFSYTCAFSVAALAGGADKVMNVDLSRTSLTMGRDNHRSNGHDLKKVKFEGVDIFKSYGRLRKHGPYDLLISDPPSFQKGSVDIKRDYSKIIKRIPQLMKPGGKVMLCLNAPELGEQFLFDNVAEHCPDCVFQEQLPTPAVFKEAEVGKGLKVLIFIYSPKAE, from the coding sequence GTGACTGTTGCTATGCCCGAGGCTGATAAGAAATTGCCGCTTGAATTTATTGACTTCTCTGCTGTTGCAGAAGATGCCTGTCGCTTGTTCCATGGTCGTGGCCATACGTATGCTGGTTTCGAGCACATGAATATCGATTGGTTGTCACCAGTTGCACTTATTACGTTATACAAAGAAGAAGACAACGATTACTTGATACTGCTCGCTGAAGCATTACAGGCGCAACTCGGTGAACAGTGTAAAACGGTATTAGTGCAATTCCGTTGTCGTGAACGTGCACCGACGTCATTGTTTCTTGGTGAAGAATGTAATCGCACCGAGATCACTGAAAATGGCATGACCTTCAATCTTGAGTTTGGTCGTGCACAAAACACTGGCTTGTTCCTAGATATGGCCAATGGTCGTCAGTGGGTTAAAGCACAGTCTGAGAATGCTAACGTATTAAACTTGTTTTCTTATACTTGTGCGTTCTCTGTTGCTGCGTTAGCGGGCGGGGCAGACAAAGTGATGAACGTCGATCTTAGCCGTACGTCACTGACTATGGGTCGTGATAACCACCGCAGTAATGGTCATGATCTTAAGAAAGTTAAATTTGAAGGTGTTGATATCTTTAAATCATATGGGCGTTTACGTAAGCATGGTCCTTATGATTTGTTGATCTCGGATCCACCGTCGTTCCAAAAAGGCAGTGTCGATATTAAGCGTGATTACAGCAAGATCATTAAACGCATTCCGCAGCTGATGAAACCGGGCGGTAAAGTAATGTTATGCTTAAATGCACCAGAGCTTGGTGAGCAGTTCTTATTTGATAATGTTGCTGAACATTGCCCTGATTGTGTGTTCCAAGAACAACTACCAACGCCAGCTGTGTTTAAAGAAGCAGAAGTGGGCAAAGGCCTTAAAGTATTAATCTTTATTTACTCGCCGAAAGCAGAGTAG
- the yfbV gene encoding terminus macrodomain insulation protein YfbV, whose amino-acid sequence MGVFKDTLYKGQHYMARWPMKKELAALFPENRIIAATQLGFKTMPPLAILTVMMQYLYGDMQQLPASIAIALLLITLPMQGLYWLGKRSSELLPVSLATWYRELYQGLVTQGYELEPAAKNPHYSELADILESAFKRMDKAFMAK is encoded by the coding sequence ATGGGTGTGTTTAAAGATACGCTTTATAAAGGTCAACATTATATGGCGCGCTGGCCAATGAAAAAAGAATTGGCAGCCCTTTTTCCTGAAAATAGAATTATTGCTGCGACTCAGCTTGGCTTTAAGACAATGCCGCCACTCGCTATTTTAACGGTGATGATGCAGTACCTTTATGGGGACATGCAACAATTACCTGCAAGTATTGCGATTGCATTATTATTGATTACTTTACCGATGCAAGGCTTGTATTGGTTAGGTAAACGCTCGAGCGAGTTATTACCTGTTTCACTTGCTACTTGGTATCGAGAGTTATATCAAGGATTAGTGACGCAAGGTTATGAACTAGAGCCTGCAGCAAAAAATCCACATTACAGTGAATTGGCTGATATTTTAGAAAGTGCATTTAAACGTATGGACAAAGCCTTTATGGCAAAATAA